In Staphylococcus lloydii, the following proteins share a genomic window:
- a CDS encoding biotin transporter BioY produces the protein MSTKNLVYTALMTAIIAVMGVIPSIPLPFMPVPIVFQNTGIFLAGILLGRKYGTLSVIVFLLLVATGLPLLSGGRGGIGVFVGPSAGFLFLYPVVAFLIGLVRDKYFGNINFIVLIVATLLIGVVLLDILGTIIMGLITNLPISKAISLAFVFMPGDIIKAILASIIGNVMLNHSRFKQLMK, from the coding sequence ATGTCCACAAAGAATTTAGTATACACGGCATTAATGACTGCAATAATTGCAGTGATGGGAGTTATACCTTCAATCCCACTTCCTTTTATGCCCGTACCTATAGTATTTCAAAATACAGGTATTTTCTTAGCAGGTATTTTGTTAGGTAGAAAATATGGAACTCTCAGTGTCATTGTATTTTTATTACTTGTAGCAACAGGCTTACCGTTATTATCAGGCGGTAGAGGTGGTATAGGCGTATTTGTAGGGCCGTCTGCCGGTTTCTTATTCTTATATCCCGTTGTAGCATTTTTAATTGGATTAGTAAGAGATAAATACTTCGGAAATATTAACTTTATAGTATTAATAGTAGCTACATTATTGATTGGTGTCGTATTACTTGATATATTAGGAACAATCATTATGGGGCTAATTACAAATTTACCAATTTCTAAAGCGATTAGTTTGGCGTTTGTCTTTATGCCTGGCGACATTATAAAAGCGATTTTAGCGAGTATCATTGGTAATGTGATGTTAAATCATAGTAGATTTAAACAATTAATGAAGTAA
- a CDS encoding DoxX family protein, which translates to MILRYLANIKLAKELFNAAQPKLKGDQSMKDTFVDVFGLPEKAVPLAGAVEALSAVFFVLSFASKKLSRLGSLLTIAVLGVAAYKHFEAGHGKEGAKHALDLSGMAALSFLDTFDCKNK; encoded by the coding sequence ATGATATTACGTTATTTAGCTAATATAAAATTAGCGAAAGAATTATTCAATGCAGCACAACCTAAATTAAAAGGTGACCAATCAATGAAAGATACTTTTGTTGACGTTTTTGGTTTACCAGAAAAAGCAGTACCTTTAGCTGGTGCGGTTGAAGCATTAAGTGCAGTATTTTTCGTACTAAGCTTTGCTAGTAAAAAATTATCTCGTTTAGGTTCATTATTAACAATTGCTGTTTTAGGTGTTGCAGCTTATAAACATTTTGAAGCTGGACATGGTAAAGAAGGCGCTAAACATGCACTTGATTTATCAGGTATGGCAGCACTAAGTTTCTTAGACACTTTCGATTGTAAAAATAAATAA
- a CDS encoding galactokinase, giving the protein MLESLKIKFATIFDSEPTHYAFAPGRINLIGEHTDYNGGYVFPAAIELGTYGLARIREDNKINVYSMNFEEKGVISFDLNNLAYDENHDWANYVKGVIKYLLASFPSINQGFDVLFEGNIPNGASLSSSASIELVSGWLIKSLFDLELDRLTLVKIGQKVENNYIGVNSGIMDQFVIGLGKSEHAILLDTGTLKYDYVPAYFGDYVISIMNTNKRRSLTESKYNERRSECEAALASLQQQLMIEHLCDIDVATFERYQHLIDNPTNLKRARHAISENERTKQAHEMLSNNQFTAFGQLLNDSHESLKNDYEVTGLELDTLAETAQSIDGVLGARMTGAGFAGCAIALVHKDSVKALEQEVTSTYTDKIGYAPSFYHVNISDGVKSLN; this is encoded by the coding sequence ATGTTAGAATCTTTAAAGATTAAGTTTGCAACGATTTTTGATTCTGAACCCACACATTATGCATTTGCTCCAGGAAGAATTAATCTTATTGGTGAGCATACTGATTATAATGGTGGTTATGTATTTCCGGCAGCAATTGAATTAGGAACTTATGGTTTAGCGCGTATACGTGAAGACAATAAAATCAATGTTTATTCTATGAATTTTGAAGAAAAGGGAGTTATTTCTTTTGACTTAAATAACCTAGCATATGATGAAAATCACGATTGGGCTAATTACGTCAAAGGTGTTATTAAATATTTGCTAGCTTCTTTTCCGTCTATTAATCAAGGCTTTGACGTTCTATTTGAAGGTAATATACCTAATGGTGCAAGTTTATCGTCGTCAGCTTCAATAGAACTTGTAAGTGGTTGGCTCATTAAAAGCTTATTTGATCTTGAGCTTGATAGACTGACCTTAGTTAAAATTGGACAAAAAGTTGAGAATAATTATATTGGCGTTAATTCTGGTATTATGGATCAATTTGTAATTGGACTAGGAAAAAGTGAACATGCCATATTACTAGATACGGGTACCTTAAAATATGACTATGTGCCAGCTTATTTTGGAGATTATGTCATTTCAATTATGAATACTAATAAACGTCGATCATTGACGGAGTCTAAATATAACGAACGTCGTTCTGAATGTGAAGCGGCATTAGCATCATTACAACAACAATTAATGATTGAACATTTATGTGATATCGATGTAGCTACATTTGAGCGTTATCAACATTTAATAGATAATCCTACTAACTTGAAGCGAGCACGTCACGCAATTAGCGAAAATGAAAGAACAAAACAAGCGCATGAGATGTTGTCGAACAATCAATTTACAGCATTTGGGCAATTATTAAACGACTCGCATGAATCATTGAAAAATGATTATGAAGTCACAGGGTTAGAATTAGACACATTAGCTGAAACGGCACAATCTATTGATGGGGTTTTAGGCGCAAGAATGACTGGCGCAGGTTTTGCAGGTTGTGCTATTGCTTTAGTACATAAAGATAGTGTTAAAGCATTAGAACAAGAGGTTACCTCAACTTATACAGACAAAATCGGCTATGCACCATCGTTTTATCATGTGAACATTAGTGACGGCGTTAAAAGTTTAAATTAA
- a CDS encoding LacI family DNA-binding transcriptional regulator produces the protein MASIRDIAREANVSPGTVSRVLNNDPTISVAQNTRERIISIAEKLRYEKVTRTNKSIQLITYASKEREMSDPYYREIRLAIESEVKRLKLSLKKTIRIDGTTQALDEQKIAKAGALIVIGNFSVEALEQLYAINPNLVVINNPQTPQYIDAVYSNIEDAMQNLLTKIQNTGLTNIGYMGGLHTTRDLTGNATMNDNDPRYKIYKKWCADNNIEQRAYLCGWNKEQSAEQIKSLISKAQLPEVLIAGNDMVAIGIIQQLLQHGIQLPDDIKLISFNDLEVIQYVIPTISSVHIAIDEFGRSAVKMAEERIHHLRSVAQHIVVEARLIERTTFSTQ, from the coding sequence ATGGCAAGTATTAGAGATATAGCACGTGAGGCAAACGTAAGCCCTGGTACCGTTTCACGTGTATTAAATAATGATCCAACTATCTCTGTAGCGCAAAATACTAGAGAAAGAATTATATCGATTGCTGAAAAACTACGTTATGAAAAAGTGACACGCACAAACAAAAGTATTCAATTAATTACGTATGCATCAAAAGAGCGAGAAATGTCCGATCCATATTATCGAGAGATACGTTTAGCTATAGAATCAGAAGTAAAACGGTTAAAGCTATCATTGAAAAAAACGATACGTATAGACGGTACAACACAAGCACTTGATGAGCAAAAAATTGCTAAAGCTGGTGCCTTGATAGTCATAGGCAACTTTTCAGTTGAAGCTTTGGAACAATTATATGCAATTAATCCCAATTTAGTCGTTATTAATAATCCGCAAACCCCACAATATATAGATGCGGTATATTCTAATATCGAAGATGCGATGCAAAATTTATTAACTAAGATACAAAACACAGGTCTTACGAATATTGGATATATGGGAGGACTACATACAACTAGAGATTTAACAGGAAATGCCACAATGAATGACAATGACCCTAGATACAAAATATATAAAAAGTGGTGCGCAGATAATAACATTGAACAACGAGCATATTTATGTGGGTGGAATAAGGAACAAAGTGCTGAACAAATAAAATCATTAATAAGTAAAGCACAATTACCTGAAGTGTTGATTGCTGGAAATGACATGGTAGCAATAGGTATTATTCAGCAATTATTACAACATGGAATTCAATTACCCGATGATATTAAACTTATTAGTTTTAATGACTTAGAAGTAATTCAATATGTAATACCGACTATTAGTAGTGTACATATTGCAATTGATGAGTTTGGACGTAGTGCGGTAAAGATGGCAGAAGAACGAATTCATCATTTGAGGTCAGTTGCACAACATATTGTTGTCGAAGCAAGATTGATAGAGCGTACAACTTTTAGTACACAATGA
- the galT gene encoding UDP-glucose--hexose-1-phosphate uridylyltransferase → MLLNKQLVDQFIKYTVDMGEFDVLDAVYVQNKLIAILNAQGIEDELTIDAVSSMTPNDIAQLWIDQAVKANTIEDERYIREIVEAQILDLITPKPSAVNNYFWQQHKENPKLATDYFYELSKRNHYVKEDAIAKNISYNVATDYGDIEITINLSKPEKDGKQIAKEKNATASAYPQCALCFENEGYIGSVLQAARTNHRIIRMNLAGNEWGFQYSPYAYFNEHSIVLSRTHEPMAINQQTFENLVEFVQQFPHYFIGSNADIPIVGGSILSHNHYQAGRHEFPMDRATTKETFKLTSFPDIDATTLKWPMSVIRLKSNNSARLIKAATYVMEQWNNYSDSSVDIKAYSDDGTRHHTITPIVRYKNEQYEIDIVLRDNQTSNEYPDGIFHPHQDVQHIKKENIGLIEVMGTAILPGRLKSELVDVKNYLLGKSYNELGPHKQWAETMAQNYQIDNDNVDEIIHKEVGLKFKSVLADAGVFKDNEQGNNAFKQFLNVL, encoded by the coding sequence ATGTTACTCAATAAACAACTCGTAGATCAGTTTATAAAGTACACAGTGGATATGGGTGAATTTGATGTATTGGATGCTGTTTATGTACAAAATAAGCTCATCGCTATACTTAATGCACAAGGTATTGAAGATGAGCTAACGATAGATGCAGTTTCATCGATGACGCCTAATGACATCGCGCAGTTATGGATTGACCAAGCAGTTAAGGCGAATACTATTGAGGATGAACGCTATATTAGAGAAATAGTTGAGGCCCAAATACTTGATTTAATAACACCTAAACCTTCAGCGGTAAATAATTATTTTTGGCAACAACATAAAGAAAATCCAAAACTAGCCACTGATTATTTTTATGAGTTATCTAAACGCAATCATTATGTTAAGGAAGACGCTATTGCTAAAAATATTAGTTATAATGTTGCAACAGATTACGGTGATATTGAAATAACAATAAATTTATCAAAGCCTGAGAAAGATGGTAAGCAGATAGCTAAAGAAAAAAATGCGACTGCAAGTGCTTATCCGCAATGTGCACTATGCTTTGAAAATGAAGGATATATTGGGTCTGTATTACAAGCAGCTAGAACGAATCATCGCATTATCCGAATGAATTTAGCAGGAAACGAATGGGGATTTCAATATTCACCGTATGCTTACTTTAATGAACATAGCATCGTATTATCGCGTACGCATGAACCAATGGCGATTAATCAACAAACATTTGAAAACTTAGTGGAGTTTGTTCAACAGTTTCCACATTATTTTATAGGTTCCAACGCTGATATTCCAATTGTGGGCGGATCAATTTTATCACACAATCATTATCAAGCAGGACGACATGAATTTCCAATGGATAGAGCAACAACTAAAGAAACTTTTAAATTAACTTCATTTCCAGACATCGATGCCACTACTTTAAAATGGCCGATGAGTGTTATTAGGTTGAAAAGTAATAATAGCGCACGATTAATTAAAGCTGCTACCTATGTTATGGAACAATGGAATAATTATTCAGACAGTAGTGTTGATATAAAAGCGTATAGCGATGATGGCACAAGACATCATACGATTACACCGATAGTACGTTATAAAAATGAACAATATGAAATTGATATTGTTTTACGTGATAATCAAACATCGAATGAATATCCTGACGGTATATTCCATCCTCATCAAGATGTGCAACATATTAAAAAGGAAAATATTGGGCTAATTGAAGTTATGGGCACGGCAATTTTACCCGGAAGATTAAAAAGTGAACTTGTCGATGTGAAAAACTACTTACTTGGGAAAAGTTATAATGAACTAGGACCACATAAACAATGGGCAGAAACGATGGCTCAAAATTATCAAATAGATAATGACAACGTAGATGAGATTATACACAAAGAAGTCGGACTTAAATTTAAAAGTGTATTAGCAGACGCAGGTGTATTTAAGGATAATGAGCAAGGTAATAATGCATTTAAACAATTTTTAAATGTTCTTTAA
- a CDS encoding transcriptional regulator, SarA/Rot family, with product MEEKAFKTLDELFTINHQVKSFFKIIKDQFKLNFEEIYILNILNNCNGYEVTAKEIAQKTNLKPYYITKALQKLKDMGYLDKKRSEHDERTVIVFISHQEKAKIEFTINALNKHFY from the coding sequence ATGGAAGAAAAAGCATTTAAAACATTAGATGAACTTTTTACCATCAATCATCAAGTAAAATCATTTTTTAAAATAATCAAAGATCAATTTAAACTGAATTTTGAAGAAATATACATCTTGAATATTTTAAATAACTGTAACGGCTATGAAGTAACGGCAAAGGAAATTGCGCAAAAAACCAATTTAAAACCTTACTACATAACTAAAGCGTTACAAAAGTTGAAAGATATGGGTTATTTAGATAAAAAACGAAGTGAACATGATGAGAGAACAGTTATTGTATTTATTAGTCATCAAGAGAAAGCTAAAATTGAATTTACAATAAATGCTTTAAATAAACATTTTTATTAA
- a CDS encoding acyl-CoA dehydrogenase family protein, which translates to MIHSEIQQKWIKKLENVKEQFQQNADYNDKHAQFPYNNVQWLIDEGYTLISLPKKYGGEGGTIEDMVILQTYLGSIDGATALSIGWHISVVGQLYEQQLWEQSMLDRFAKDIVDGALVNRAISEAETGSPTRGGRPATNAIETEDGYTLNGVKTFTSMSKRLTHFIVSAFDQQSEQIGYYLVHKDTTGVEIANNWDMVGMRATESHDLVLNDVHIPKENFVETRAIGAKKPNGWILHIPSTYLGIAQAARDYAIDFAKTYHPNSIDGTIGEIATVQQNVGKMESLLLSARQFLWSTAKLYNNDDNATKIWNETSASKVLVMNQGLEVIDLAMRIVGAKSLEMDRPLQRYYRDMRAGLHNPPMEDMAYTNIAKSVLDLF; encoded by the coding sequence ATGATACATTCAGAAATACAACAAAAGTGGATTAAGAAGTTAGAAAATGTAAAAGAGCAATTCCAGCAGAATGCTGATTATAATGATAAACATGCACAATTCCCATATAATAATGTGCAATGGCTAATAGATGAAGGCTATACGTTAATTTCCTTACCTAAAAAATATGGTGGTGAAGGCGGTACGATAGAAGATATGGTCATTTTACAAACATATCTAGGCTCAATCGATGGGGCAACTGCGCTATCGATTGGTTGGCACATTAGCGTCGTTGGTCAACTATATGAACAACAATTATGGGAACAATCTATGTTAGATCGTTTTGCAAAAGATATAGTAGATGGTGCATTAGTTAATAGAGCTATAAGTGAAGCTGAAACGGGGAGTCCAACAAGAGGCGGAAGACCAGCAACGAATGCCATAGAGACAGAAGATGGCTATACATTAAATGGTGTTAAAACTTTTACATCAATGAGTAAACGATTAACACACTTTATTGTGAGTGCCTTTGATCAACAATCGGAACAAATTGGTTACTATCTTGTACATAAAGATACTACCGGCGTTGAAATAGCCAACAATTGGGATATGGTAGGTATGAGAGCTACAGAAAGTCACGATTTAGTACTTAATGATGTACATATTCCAAAAGAAAATTTTGTTGAAACAAGAGCAATTGGCGCTAAAAAACCAAATGGCTGGATTCTTCATATTCCTAGTACATATTTAGGTATTGCGCAAGCAGCAAGAGACTACGCAATAGATTTTGCGAAAACTTACCACCCAAACAGTATCGATGGCACAATAGGTGAAATTGCTACGGTACAACAAAATGTCGGAAAAATGGAATCTTTATTATTATCTGCACGCCAATTTCTATGGAGTACAGCTAAGCTTTATAATAACGATGACAACGCTACTAAAATATGGAATGAAACGTCAGCAAGTAAAGTGTTAGTTATGAATCAAGGGTTAGAAGTGATTGATTTAGCTATGCGAATAGTTGGTGCAAAAAGCTTAGAAATGGACAGACCATTACAACGTTATTATAGAGATATGCGTGCTGGTTTGCACAATCCGCCGATGGAAGATATGGCTTATACAAATATTGCCAAATCTGTACTCGATTTATTTTAA
- a CDS encoding ABC transporter substrate-binding protein, whose amino-acid sequence MKKLILPLIALVLILAACGNKKDSDDKSKKEATKSYTLDSGKKIDIPKDPKRIAAVAPTYAPGLKYLGANLVAVSNQVDQSSVIKDKFKGVTRVGDNDVEKVAKEKPDLIIVYSTDKNIKKYQKIAPTIVFDFNKHKYLDQQKELAKIVGKEKEEQKWEKDWKAKTKADAAEIKSHIGKDATVSIFDEFDKKLYTYGENWGRGGEVLYQAFGLKMPTKLEELTKKEGWAEVKQEKLGDYAGDYIVSTRQGKATPSYEKTDLWKNLPAVKQDKVIHVDATSYWYNDPYTIDFMRKDLKKKLLEK is encoded by the coding sequence ATGAAAAAATTAATATTGCCGTTAATTGCTCTAGTTCTAATTCTTGCTGCATGTGGTAATAAAAAAGATAGTGACGATAAGAGCAAAAAAGAGGCAACTAAATCATATACATTAGATAGTGGTAAGAAGATAGATATACCGAAAGATCCAAAACGTATTGCTGCAGTTGCACCTACATATGCACCTGGTCTTAAATATTTAGGAGCTAACTTAGTCGCGGTAAGTAACCAAGTAGATCAAAGTAGTGTTATTAAAGATAAGTTCAAGGGTGTAACAAGAGTTGGAGACAATGACGTAGAAAAGGTAGCAAAAGAAAAACCTGATTTAATCATTGTATATTCTACAGATAAGAATATTAAAAAATATCAAAAGATTGCACCAACTATTGTGTTTGACTTTAATAAACATAAATATCTAGACCAACAAAAAGAGTTAGCTAAAATTGTTGGCAAAGAAAAAGAAGAACAAAAATGGGAAAAAGATTGGAAAGCTAAAACGAAAGCTGATGCGGCAGAAATTAAATCACATATCGGTAAAGATGCAACGGTATCAATTTTCGATGAATTTGATAAAAAACTTTACACATATGGAGAAAACTGGGGAAGAGGCGGCGAAGTTTTATATCAAGCCTTTGGATTGAAAATGCCTACTAAACTTGAAGAATTAACGAAAAAAGAAGGTTGGGCAGAAGTTAAACAAGAAAAACTTGGTGACTACGCTGGTGATTACATTGTTTCAACAAGACAAGGTAAAGCAACACCAAGTTATGAAAAAACAGACTTATGGAAAAACTTACCTGCAGTCAAGCAAGATAAAGTTATTCATGTAGATGCAACTTCATATTGGTACAATGATCCATATACTATAGATTTCATGCGTAAAGATTTGAAGAAAAAATTATTAGAAAAATAA
- the fdhD gene encoding formate dehydrogenase accessory sulfurtransferase FdhD, translating into MNEDVLKDQPIVRYENGELVNTQDSYVTEFPLTIMVNGEEFATVICSPNNMEELALGFLASEGAILKYDELKSLQIDDSKGFAHVELTKQLGTRFQYSTKRMIASCCGKSREFYFQNDAAIAKTSMSKITLVPEQILSMMSQLQNASALFKQTGGLHNGAISDGKTFFEHRQDIGRHNALDKLYGYCIKNHIPVRDKVLIFSGRISSEILIKAAKIGVGVILSKSAPTTLAVQLADDLNITAVGFIRDGNFNVYSHPERIKSC; encoded by the coding sequence ATGAATGAGGATGTTTTAAAAGACCAACCCATCGTACGCTATGAAAATGGTGAATTGGTAAATACACAAGATAGCTATGTTACAGAATTTCCTTTAACGATTATGGTCAATGGTGAAGAATTCGCTACTGTAATTTGTAGTCCAAACAATATGGAAGAATTAGCTTTAGGGTTTCTCGCATCTGAAGGCGCCATCCTAAAATATGATGAGTTAAAGTCATTGCAAATTGATGATAGTAAGGGATTTGCTCATGTTGAATTAACAAAACAACTAGGTACGAGATTTCAATATTCTACAAAACGTATGATTGCTTCTTGTTGTGGTAAAAGTAGAGAGTTTTATTTTCAAAATGATGCTGCCATTGCTAAAACCTCTATGTCTAAAATTACATTAGTACCAGAACAAATTCTTTCGATGATGTCGCAACTTCAAAATGCCAGTGCGCTTTTCAAACAAACAGGTGGCTTACATAATGGTGCAATTAGCGACGGCAAAACTTTTTTTGAACACAGACAAGATATTGGTAGACACAATGCGTTAGACAAATTATATGGATATTGTATTAAAAACCATATCCCAGTACGTGATAAGGTATTAATCTTTAGCGGTCGAATTTCGTCAGAAATTTTAATTAAAGCTGCTAAAATCGGAGTTGGCGTTATATTATCAAAGTCTGCTCCTACCACTCTAGCCGTCCAATTAGCTGACGATTTAAATATTACTGCCGTAGGTTTTATTCGTGATGGCAATTTTAACGTCTATAGTCATCCTGAACGAATAAAAAGCTGTTAA
- the galE gene encoding UDP-glucose 4-epimerase GalE: MSVLVLGGAGYIGSHCVHQLIDKGYDVVVIDNLGTGHKESVSAQARFYEGDIRDKAFLDDVFNKEEIDGVFHFCAYSLVGESVEKPLTYFNNNIHGLQTLLEVMYDHDVDKIIFSSTAAVYGEPNSIPIKEDDTTHPTSPYGESKLVMEKMMRWCHEAYGINFAALRYFNVAGANPNGKIGEDHRPETHLIPIVLQVALGQRDNLTVFGDDYNTPDGSCIRDYLHVEDLIAAHILAFDYLKKGGTSGAFNLGSSQGYSVFEILEAARAVTGKEIKAEVGKRRAGDPGTLVASSDKAKSLLGWVPQHDDIKEIIQDAWKWHQSHPHGYKQEEG; this comes from the coding sequence TTGTCAGTACTAGTACTAGGTGGAGCGGGCTACATTGGTAGCCATTGTGTACATCAACTTATAGATAAAGGTTACGATGTTGTCGTTATCGATAATTTAGGTACGGGACATAAAGAATCGGTTAGTGCGCAGGCTCGATTTTATGAAGGCGATATTAGAGACAAAGCATTTTTAGATGACGTATTTAATAAAGAAGAAATCGATGGCGTTTTCCATTTTTGCGCATACTCATTAGTTGGAGAGTCTGTTGAAAAACCACTGACTTATTTCAATAATAATATTCATGGATTACAAACGCTTTTAGAAGTTATGTACGATCACGATGTGGATAAAATTATCTTTTCTTCTACAGCGGCAGTGTACGGTGAGCCGAATTCAATTCCTATTAAAGAAGATGATACGACGCATCCTACAAGTCCATATGGAGAAAGTAAGTTAGTAATGGAAAAAATGATGCGTTGGTGTCACGAAGCCTACGGAATTAATTTTGCGGCATTACGTTACTTTAACGTGGCAGGTGCTAATCCAAATGGCAAAATTGGCGAAGACCATAGACCTGAAACACATTTAATACCAATTGTTTTACAAGTTGCTTTAGGACAACGTGACAATTTGACAGTGTTTGGCGATGATTACAATACACCAGATGGTTCATGTATTAGGGATTATTTGCACGTTGAAGATTTAATAGCTGCACATATACTAGCCTTTGATTATTTAAAAAAGGGCGGTACTTCTGGTGCATTTAATTTAGGTAGTAGCCAAGGATATTCTGTATTTGAAATATTAGAAGCGGCTCGTGCGGTAACAGGTAAAGAGATCAAAGCTGAAGTCGGTAAAAGAAGAGCAGGCGATCCAGGTACGTTAGTTGCATCAAGCGATAAAGCTAAATCATTGTTAGGTTGGGTACCACAACATGACGATATTAAAGAAATTATACAAGATGCATGGAAGTGGCATCAATCTCATCCGCATGGCTACAAACAGGAAGAAGGTTAA
- a CDS encoding GNAT family N-acetyltransferase yields the protein MSAITMRDIYQSGQLKMEDDKKLIYLTPSEPIVYVSNSWTYKQMPSINQWFADIETQASMHKAQGSNHLSFTFPENETPDNQFLKEIKARGFELSYLELYAISPEELNFDTALELDVRFVTQLNIEDYLSIHQVFAEPFGDDYVQQSTEIIRNQFLDDNKDRVIAYKGAIPVGILDLIKSENTIEIDGFGVLPEYQRQGIGQAMQSFVAAVANNRTIILVADGEDTAKDMYLNQGYVYISYSYNILKEQLN from the coding sequence ATGAGTGCTATAACAATGCGAGACATTTATCAATCTGGTCAGTTGAAAATGGAAGATGACAAAAAACTAATTTATTTAACACCCAGTGAACCCATAGTCTATGTCTCAAACAGTTGGACATATAAGCAAATGCCTTCAATAAATCAGTGGTTCGCAGATATTGAAACACAAGCTTCAATGCATAAAGCACAAGGGTCAAACCATTTATCATTTACGTTTCCTGAAAATGAAACGCCAGATAATCAATTTCTTAAAGAAATAAAGGCTAGAGGTTTTGAATTAAGTTACTTAGAACTTTATGCAATTAGTCCTGAAGAATTAAATTTTGATACTGCACTTGAGCTAGATGTTCGATTTGTTACGCAATTGAACATAGAAGATTATTTAAGCATTCATCAAGTTTTTGCAGAACCATTTGGCGATGATTATGTTCAACAAAGCACTGAAATAATTCGGAATCAATTCCTTGATGATAACAAAGACAGAGTTATCGCATACAAAGGCGCGATTCCAGTCGGTATTTTGGACTTGATCAAAAGTGAGAATACGATAGAGATTGATGGGTTTGGTGTTTTACCGGAGTATCAAAGACAAGGTATAGGACAAGCTATGCAAAGTTTTGTTGCCGCGGTTGCAAATAATAGAACGATTATCTTAGTGGCTGACGGAGAAGATACTGCCAAAGATATGTATTTAAACCAAGGATATGTCTACATAAGTTATAGCTACAATATTCTCAAAGAGCAATTAAATTAA
- the modA gene encoding molybdate ABC transporter substrate-binding protein produces MNIKKLLVGMTTASVVLAGCSNSGSDDKSKESSKSDSNKKQQITVSAAASLTDVSKDLAKEFKKDHKNTKISFNYGGSGALRQQIEKGAPSDVMMSANTKDVDMLVKDKKAKNTYNYAQNKLVLIGDKDSKYKSVKDIKKGDKLAIGETKSVPAGKYAEQYLKDQKLYNDVKSNLVYAKDVRQVLNYVEKGNAQLGYVYKTDLAQSQKNGNNKVKEINAAKLKKPITYKAATTSDKKTAKEWVDFLKTKDAKKIMKKYKFEE; encoded by the coding sequence ATGAATATAAAAAAATTATTAGTTGGTATGACTACGGCAAGTGTAGTGTTAGCGGGGTGCTCAAATTCCGGAAGTGACGACAAGAGTAAAGAGAGTTCTAAAAGCGATTCCAATAAAAAACAGCAAATTACAGTTTCTGCAGCAGCAAGTTTAACTGACGTAAGCAAAGACTTAGCTAAAGAATTTAAGAAAGACCATAAAAATACAAAGATTTCATTTAATTATGGTGGTTCTGGTGCGTTAAGACAACAAATTGAAAAAGGTGCACCAAGTGACGTTATGATGTCTGCAAACACAAAAGACGTCGATATGTTAGTAAAAGATAAGAAAGCAAAAAATACATATAATTATGCACAGAATAAGCTAGTTCTTATCGGTGATAAAGATAGTAAATATAAATCTGTAAAAGATATTAAAAAAGGCGATAAATTAGCAATAGGTGAGACTAAGTCTGTGCCGGCTGGAAAATATGCCGAACAATACTTAAAAGATCAAAAGTTATATAACGATGTAAAATCAAACTTGGTATACGCGAAAGATGTTCGCCAAGTATTGAACTACGTAGAAAAAGGAAATGCGCAATTAGGCTATGTTTATAAAACAGATTTAGCACAAAGTCAAAAAAATGGTAACAACAAAGTTAAAGAAATCAATGCTGCTAAGTTGAAAAAACCAATTACTTATAAAGCAGCAACGACTTCAGACAAAAAAACAGCTAAAGAATGGGTAGACTTCTTAAAAACAAAAGATGCTAAAAAAATCATGAAAAAATATAAATTTGAAGAATAG